The genomic interval GCTCGCGAACTCCGCCTGCTGGAGGCGGGTGTACGCGGTCATCCCCTCCTCGCGGTACGTGCGCGCGAGCTCGAACATGCTGTGGTTGAGCGCGTGGAAGCCCGCGAGCGTCACGAACTGGAACCGGTATCCCATCGTGGCGAGCTCCCGCTGGAACCTTCCGATCGTCCCGGCGTCGAGCTTCTGGCCCCAGTTGAACGAGGGCGAGCAGTTGTACGCCAGGAGCTTGCCCGGGAACTCGGAATGCACGGCCTCCGCGAAGCGCCGCGCCTCGGCGAGACTCGGCTCCGACGTCTCGCACCAGAGGATGTCCGCGTACGGCGCGTACGACAGGGCGCGGGAAATCGCGACCTCCAGCCCCCCCTTCATCCGGAAAAAGCCCTCCGCCGTTCGTTCGCCCGTGAGGAACATCCGGTCGCGATCGTCGACGTCCGTCGTCACGAGCTTCGCCCCGTTGGCGTCCGTGCGGGCGACGATCAGGGTTGGAACGCCGAGGACGTCGGCCGCCAGCCGCGCCGCGACGAGCGTCCGAAGGAAGGCCGAGGTCGAGACGAGCACCTTTCCCCCCATGTGGCCGCACTTCTTCTCGGAGGCGAGCTGGTCCTCGAAGTGGACGCCCGCGGCGCCCGCCTCGATCATCGCCTTCATGAGCTCGAAGGCGTTGAGCGCGCCGCCGAAACCCGCCTCGGCGTCGGCGACGATCGGCGCAAACCAGTGGATTCCGTTCTTTCCCTCGGCGTGGTGGATCTGGTCCGCGCGCTGGAGCGCCCGGTTGATGCGCCGGATGACCTCGGGGACGCTCGTGCACGGGTAGAGGCTCTGATCCGGGTACATGTGTCCCGCGAGGTTGGCGTCGGCCGCGACCTGCCAGCCCGAGAGGTAGATCGCCTTCAGCCCCGCGCGCACCTGCTGCATCGCCTGGTTGCCGGTGAGCGCTCCGAGCGCCGCGACGAAATCCTCGGTGTGGAGGAGGCGCCACAGGCGCTCGGCGCCCATCTCGGCGAGGGAATGACGGACCTCGACGGATCCCCTCAGGCGAACGACGTCGCTCGCCTCATACGGCCGCTCGATGCCCTGCCAGCGCCGTTCGTTCTCCCATTCTTTCGCGAGCGTCCGCGCGTCGTTCCACATCGGCGTCCTCCTTCTCGATACGCAGGAGCTCGGCATAGGCCGGCTCCGTCAGGAAATCGGGGAATTCCCGGGAGATGACCAGGCGGTCGAACAGAGCGATCGCGCGGTCGAGGCGGCTCCCCGGACCATCGAGCGATTCGCGGAGCCCGGCGACGACGCGCTGCCGCGTCTTCTCGTAAAGGTCGCGGTCGACGGCTCTCCCGTCCACCAGGAGCGCCCGGTGCCGCAGCCATTGCCACACCTGGGCCCGGCAGATCTCCGCAGTCGCGGCATCCTCCATCAGGTTCGCGATCGGAACGCAGCCGCGTCCCCGCAGCCACGACTCGAGATAAACGATCGCCACCTCGACGTTCCGGGCGAAGCCGGCCGCCGTGATCGGCCCGTTCGGTACCGCCAGCAGATCGGAGGCCCCGATCGTCTCGTCCGTCCCCGGGTGGCCGATCTGGTTGGGTCCCGCCATCTCTCGGTCGAACACGCCGCGCGCAACCGGGACGAGCCCGGGATGGGCGACCCACGTCCCGTCGTGGCCGGCGCGGACCTCTCGCACCTTGTCGTCGACGACCTTGCGGATCGCGCGCTCGTGCGCGAACGGATCCCCCTTGATCGGGATCTGCGCCGCCATCCCGCCCATCGCATGGATTCCGCGTCGGTGACAGACCTGGACGAGCCGCTCGGAATAGGCTTTGAGGAACAACCGGTCCATCGTCAGGCGCCCCCGCTCGGGGAGGACCCGGAACGGATCGGCGGAGAATTTTTTGATGAAGCTGAAGATGTAGTCCCAGCGCCCGCAGTTGAGACCGGCCGAGTGCTCCCGCAGCTCGAAGAGGATCTCGTCCATCTCGAAGGCGGCGAGGATCGTCTCGATCAGCACCGTCGCGCGAATCGTCCCGATCGGAAGCCCGAGCTCGGCCTGAGCGGCGACGAACACGTCGTTCCAGAGCCGCGCCTCCAGGTGGCTCTCCATCTTGGCCAGGTAGAAGTAAGGCCCGCTCCCCTTCGCGACGAGAGCCCGGGCGTTGTGAAAAAAGAAGAGGGCGAAGTCGAAGAGCGCCGCCGAGACCGGTGCGCCGTCGACCCTGACGTGCGCCTCGTCGAGATGCCATCCCCGCGGCCGGACCATCAGCGTCGCCGTGCGCGGGAGGAGACGGTATTCCTTTCCCCCCTCGGCCGTGAACGCGATCGTCCCCGCGACGGCCTCCCGCAGGTTGCGTTGCCCTTCGACGACGTTCCTCCACGTGGGCGAGTTCGAGTCCTCGAAGTCGGCCATGAAGACGTTGGCGCCGGAGTTGAGCGCGTTGATGATCATCTTGCGGTCGACCGGTCCGGTGATTTCGACGCGGCGGTCGACCAGGTCCCGCGGGATGTCGGCGACGCGCCAGTCTCCCTTGCGGATGGTGCCGGTCTCCGGCGGGAAAGCTGGCACGGCTCCCGCATGGAGACGCTCCTGGAGATCCCTTCTCCGTCGGAGGAGCTCTTGTCGGCGACTCTCGAATTGGCGGCACAGTTTCGCGAGGAACGAGAGCGCGTCGGGCGCGAGGACCTCCTCCTGGCCCGGGACGAAGGTGCCTCGGATCTCGATGTCCGACGACGGGCGAAACGCGCCGATCTTTTCCATGCGGAGCGGAAGGAGCAAGAGCAGTGCCCCGGACGCCCGAATCGGCGGCGGGCGCGTGTGGCGGCGTCAGCGTTTGTAAAGGCGGCGGTGTCACGCAGTAAATCGCGATGACGAGCGGGACGCGTCTCGGCGCGCGCGTGCGAGCCCTGCGACGCCGGCGGCGCCTCACGCAAGTGGAGCTCGCGCGAACGCTCGGGATCTCCCCGAGCTACCTCAACCTCATCGAGAACAACCATCGCCCGCTCACGGCGCCCCTCCTGCTGCGGCTCGCGCGCACGTTCTCCATCGATCTCGCGAGCTTCGCGGCCGACGACGAATCGCGCACCGCCTCCGATCTCCAGGAGGTCTTCGGCGATCCGCTCTTCGAGGAGCACGACGTGACGACCATCGATCTTCGCGAGCTCGCCGGCAACCCGGCCGCTGCGCGCGCGGTGATCGCGCTCTATCACGCCTACCGCGACTCCCTCGAGGCCCGCGAGGCGCTTGCGGCGGCCGCCTCCGACGGCGACCGGCCGCTCGGGACCGACGCCGCCCGGCTCCCCTCCGAAGAGGTGTCGGACGTCATCCAGAGGAACGCGAACCACTTTCCGGAGATCGAGACCGCCGCCGAAGCCCTCTCCCGCGAGGCCGGGCTCGAGACGTCGGACCTCTACCCGGGCCTGCTGCGGTGGCTCGCGAGCGAACGCGGGGTCCGCGTCGTGATCTCCCCCCGCGAGGCGCGGGACGGCCCCCTGCGCCGCTACGACGCGAAGGACCGGCTCCTCTTCGTCTCGGAGATCCTGCCGCCGCGCAGCCGCAACTTCCAGGTCGCCCACCAGATCGGGCTCCTCACGCTGTCGCCGCTCTTCGACCGAATCCTCTCGCGCGAGCACCTGACGAGCCCGGAATCGGTCTCCCTCGCCCGGATCGCGCTCGCCAACTACTTCGCGGGCGCGCTCCTCATGCCGTACGCGCCCTTCGCCGCGTCGGCCCGAGAGCTGCGCTATGACGTCGAGCTCCTCGGGCACCGGTTCCGGACGAGCTTCGAGCAGGTCTGCCACCGGGTGACGACCCTCCAGCGTCCCGGCGACGAGGGAGTCCCCTTCCACTTCATCCGGGTGGACATCGCCGGCAACATCTCGAAGCGCTTTTCGGCCTCCGGGATCCGGTTCGCACGCTTCTCGGGTCTCTGTCCGAAGTGGAACGTTCACGCGGCCTTCATGACGCCGGGCATGATCCGCACGCAGCTCTCCCGGATGCCGGACGGCGCGACCTACCTCTGCGTTTCCCGGACGATCCGGAAGGACCACGGCGGCTATGGCGCGCCGCACACGCTGCTGGCGGTCTCGCTGGGCTGCGAGGCCAGTCATGCTCGCGATCTCGTCTATTCCGACGGCCTCGACCTGACGCATCTCCAGGCGGCCGTCCCGATCGGCGTGACCTGCCGGCTCTGCGACCGGATGGACTGCGAGCAGCGCGCCTTCCCTCCGATTCTCCACCGCCTCCGGCTGGATGAGAACGTGCGGGGCCCGTCGTTCTATACGCCGGCCCTCGTCCGGAAAGGACCATAGCGGTCGTTTTACAGCTCCGGCGTTTCGTGTCCGCCGTCTCGCCGTCGTGAGCCAGACCCTCATGACAACGGCGGGGCGTTGGAGTCCGACGGCTATAATCGCGGCCCGATGCCGTCGGACAGCTCGCCGCCCGAAATCCGGAGCGTTCTCGTCGTCGGTGCCGGCACGATGGGCCGCGGCATCGCCGCTCTCTGCGCCTCGCGCGGGTACGAGACGTCGATCCACGATCCGGTGCCCGCC from Thermoanaerobaculia bacterium carries:
- the aceA gene encoding isocitrate lyase; the protein is MWNDARTLAKEWENERRWQGIERPYEASDVVRLRGSVEVRHSLAEMGAERLWRLLHTEDFVAALGALTGNQAMQQVRAGLKAIYLSGWQVAADANLAGHMYPDQSLYPCTSVPEVIRRINRALQRADQIHHAEGKNGIHWFAPIVADAEAGFGGALNAFELMKAMIEAGAAGVHFEDQLASEKKCGHMGGKVLVSTSAFLRTLVAARLAADVLGVPTLIVARTDANGAKLVTTDVDDRDRMFLTGERTAEGFFRMKGGLEVAISRALSYAPYADILWCETSEPSLAEARRFAEAVHSEFPGKLLAYNCSPSFNWGQKLDAGTIGRFQRELATMGYRFQFVTLAGFHALNHSMFELARTYREEGMTAYTRLQQAEFASEAFGYSATRHQREVGTGYFDEVATVIASGKISTAALEGSTEAEQFGGTAA
- a CDS encoding short-chain fatty acyl-CoA regulator family protein; this translates as MTSGTRLGARVRALRRRRRLTQVELARTLGISPSYLNLIENNHRPLTAPLLLRLARTFSIDLASFAADDESRTASDLQEVFGDPLFEEHDVTTIDLRELAGNPAAARAVIALYHAYRDSLEAREALAAAASDGDRPLGTDAARLPSEEVSDVIQRNANHFPEIETAAEALSREAGLETSDLYPGLLRWLASERGVRVVISPREARDGPLRRYDAKDRLLFVSEILPPRSRNFQVAHQIGLLTLSPLFDRILSREHLTSPESVSLARIALANYFAGALLMPYAPFAASARELRYDVELLGHRFRTSFEQVCHRVTTLQRPGDEGVPFHFIRVDIAGNISKRFSASGIRFARFSGLCPKWNVHAAFMTPGMIRTQLSRMPDGATYLCVSRTIRKDHGGYGAPHTLLAVSLGCEASHARDLVYSDGLDLTHLQAAVPIGVTCRLCDRMDCEQRAFPPILHRLRLDENVRGPSFYTPALVRKGP